A section of the Harmonia axyridis chromosome 2, icHarAxyr1.1, whole genome shotgun sequence genome encodes:
- the LOC123672252 gene encoding proton-coupled amino acid transporter-like protein CG1139 isoform X1: protein MNDYNYSWNPTVEETDNYDPYENRQPKRPLSNFEAFILLTKGIVGVGLLSSPLIYKKGYLTGILYTCIIGFLITYCLQILFRSQYRLCRRLKVPVLSYSESMKKALQFGPPRLRVLHRYAPFIVDSSTLLGQFALCTSYAVFILQTFGFLEIYTAWWSFGFERYMYCLILIIPFVVIFYIGNWKIAVYVSIVATLAYVASIAIVFSYVLKDLPLLRNRKMIGDINQFPNFFGPVLFSLQGVSVLSTFEKHLKSPKQFVSSWGTMNIGMILMTILYILVGFLSFWKYGERSIGDVLNDLPLEDTPSIWCRCLYTFAIYLSYGLHGFVLVDIFWMKTARGFDITFKHFFRIAFVVGSTLIIIFVPFIIRTVIVDALYALSLPILGIVLPALMEFCIEWPTHHNNRSFVLWKDTFLIVLGLADTFVGLYFGVTQLIQFFSIHKNVIFW from the exons AAATTTTGAGGCCTTTATCCTTCTCACGAAAGGTATAGTTGGTGTGGGATTACTATCCTCACCCCTAATCTATAAAAAAGGATATCTGACTGGAATTCTATACACATGTATTATAGGATTCTTGATAACATATTGTCTGCAGATCCTG TTCCGTTCTCAATATAGACTGTGTAGACGTTTGAAGGTTCCAGTATTGTCTTATTCAGAATCAATGAAGAAGGCGTTGCAGTTTGGCCCACCACGCTTGAGAGTGCTTCATAGATATGCACC ATTCATCGTGGATAGTTCAACACTTCTAGGCCAGTTTGCGCTTTGTACATCGTATGCTGTATTCATTCTCCAAACATTCGGGTTTTTAGAGATTTATACTGCCTGGTGGAGTTTTGGTTTTGAGAGATATATGTATTGCTTGATATTGATAATACCATTTGTTGTGATTTTCTATATAGGCAATTGGAAAATTGCAGTTTACGTATCCATTGTGGCAACATTGGCGTATGTTGCATCCATTGCCATCGTATTCTCCTATGTTCTTAAGGATCTGCCACTTCTTCGCAATCGAAAAATGATCGGAGATATTAACCAATTTCCAAACTTCTTCGGTCCTGTGCTATTTTCACTACAAGGAGTCTCAGTG CTGTCCACATTTGAGAAACATCTCAAATCTCCTAAACAGTTCGTGAGTTCTTGGGGTACCATGAATATTGGTATGATATTGATGacaattttatatatacttGTAGGATTTCTCAGTTTTTGGAAATATGGAGAAAGATCCATTGGTGATGTATTGAACGATTTACCTCTGGAAGATAC GCCATCAATATGGTGCAGATGTTTATACACTTTTGCCATTTATCTTTCTTATGGTCTACATGGTTTCGTTCTAGTCGATATATTCTGGATGAAGACAGCTCGAGGTTTCGACATaacattcaaacattttttcaggATAGCTTTTGTTGTTGGATCAA CTCTTATTATTATCTTCGTCCCGTTCATCATTAGAACTGTCATTGTGGATGCGTTATATGCCCTTTCATTGCCAATTCTCGGGATCGTTTTACCAGCACTGATGGAATTTTGTATCGAGTGGCCAACCCATCACAACAATAGAAGTTTTGTACTCTGGAAGGATACTTTTCTCATTGTCCTTGGACTAGCAGACACATTTGTTGGTTTATATTTCGGCGTTACGCAACTCATTCAGTTCTTCTCAATACACAAAAATGTCATATTCTGgtga
- the LOC123672252 gene encoding proton-coupled amino acid transporter-like protein CG1139 isoform X2 encodes MEPRKRNPTVEETDNYDPYENRQPKRPLSNFEAFILLTKGIVGVGLLSSPLIYKKGYLTGILYTCIIGFLITYCLQILFRSQYRLCRRLKVPVLSYSESMKKALQFGPPRLRVLHRYAPFIVDSSTLLGQFALCTSYAVFILQTFGFLEIYTAWWSFGFERYMYCLILIIPFVVIFYIGNWKIAVYVSIVATLAYVASIAIVFSYVLKDLPLLRNRKMIGDINQFPNFFGPVLFSLQGVSVLSTFEKHLKSPKQFVSSWGTMNIGMILMTILYILVGFLSFWKYGERSIGDVLNDLPLEDTPSIWCRCLYTFAIYLSYGLHGFVLVDIFWMKTARGFDITFKHFFRIAFVVGSTLIIIFVPFIIRTVIVDALYALSLPILGIVLPALMEFCIEWPTHHNNRSFVLWKDTFLIVLGLADTFVGLYFGVTQLIQFFSIHKNVIFW; translated from the exons AAATTTTGAGGCCTTTATCCTTCTCACGAAAGGTATAGTTGGTGTGGGATTACTATCCTCACCCCTAATCTATAAAAAAGGATATCTGACTGGAATTCTATACACATGTATTATAGGATTCTTGATAACATATTGTCTGCAGATCCTG TTCCGTTCTCAATATAGACTGTGTAGACGTTTGAAGGTTCCAGTATTGTCTTATTCAGAATCAATGAAGAAGGCGTTGCAGTTTGGCCCACCACGCTTGAGAGTGCTTCATAGATATGCACC ATTCATCGTGGATAGTTCAACACTTCTAGGCCAGTTTGCGCTTTGTACATCGTATGCTGTATTCATTCTCCAAACATTCGGGTTTTTAGAGATTTATACTGCCTGGTGGAGTTTTGGTTTTGAGAGATATATGTATTGCTTGATATTGATAATACCATTTGTTGTGATTTTCTATATAGGCAATTGGAAAATTGCAGTTTACGTATCCATTGTGGCAACATTGGCGTATGTTGCATCCATTGCCATCGTATTCTCCTATGTTCTTAAGGATCTGCCACTTCTTCGCAATCGAAAAATGATCGGAGATATTAACCAATTTCCAAACTTCTTCGGTCCTGTGCTATTTTCACTACAAGGAGTCTCAGTG CTGTCCACATTTGAGAAACATCTCAAATCTCCTAAACAGTTCGTGAGTTCTTGGGGTACCATGAATATTGGTATGATATTGATGacaattttatatatacttGTAGGATTTCTCAGTTTTTGGAAATATGGAGAAAGATCCATTGGTGATGTATTGAACGATTTACCTCTGGAAGATAC GCCATCAATATGGTGCAGATGTTTATACACTTTTGCCATTTATCTTTCTTATGGTCTACATGGTTTCGTTCTAGTCGATATATTCTGGATGAAGACAGCTCGAGGTTTCGACATaacattcaaacattttttcaggATAGCTTTTGTTGTTGGATCAA CTCTTATTATTATCTTCGTCCCGTTCATCATTAGAACTGTCATTGTGGATGCGTTATATGCCCTTTCATTGCCAATTCTCGGGATCGTTTTACCAGCACTGATGGAATTTTGTATCGAGTGGCCAACCCATCACAACAATAGAAGTTTTGTACTCTGGAAGGATACTTTTCTCATTGTCCTTGGACTAGCAGACACATTTGTTGGTTTATATTTCGGCGTTACGCAACTCATTCAGTTCTTCTCAATACACAAAAATGTCATATTCTGgtga